The Huiozyma naganishii CBS 8797 chromosome 1, complete genome genome window below encodes:
- the SEC26 gene encoding coatomer subunit beta (similar to Saccharomyces cerevisiae SEC26 (YDR238C); ancestral locus Anc_8.462), giving the protein MSGQDPAYTLVFDPSPNQETNTASSLQKALEKGSDSQKIDAMKGILVTMLEGNPLPELLMHIIRFVMPSKNKKLKKLLYFYWEIVPKLDDDGKLRHEMILVCNAIQHDLQHPNEYIRGNTLRFLTKLRESELLEQMVPSVLQCLEYRHAYVRKYAILAILSIYKVSEHLLPDAKDIINNFLVVETDPICKRNAFLCIAELDRDMALQYLENNITDIDGLDPLLQSVFVEFIRKDATQIPSLKPQYIDLLLDLLTSTTSSEVIFETCLALTTLTANSAILVKAATKLIDLAVRVSDNNVKLIILDRVQDINENNPGALEELTLNILRVLNCEDVDVRSKALDICMNLVTSRNVEDVLQLLKKELQATVNHSNMDSSKKYKQLLIKAISSVASRFMEMAANAVSLLLDFISDLNSTAASGIIAFVKAVVEKYPELKHEILDTLIRALDDIKSAKAYRGALWILGEYAETAPDIQASWKHIRSSVGEVPILQSEMRKKNEGENEEKKESEQEQKPTGPTILPDGTYATENAYGLKERSKSERKVEEEVRPPMRRFILKGDFYTAAVLASTIVKLVLRFEKCSNDVSIINALKAEGLLILVSIVRVGQSSIVDRKIDQDSSERILNAVAILMDGSDTKEKSEETALLNLAFLDATKSSFERQLSLSKTKSLKRSVKDVAKNATPIESTISFRQLSNSSTTGADKDSIDQDLELAIRGSAAQAAPESFVSKLKKIVQLTGFSDPVYAEAYITTNQFNVILDVLLVNQTKETLKNLHVQFATLGDLKIIDIPTSANVVPHGFHRVTITVKVSSADTGVVFGNIIYDGAHGEDARYVIMNDVHIEIMDYIKPSATSDEQFRTMWNEFEWENKISVKSQLPSLHKYLEELTTGTNMGVLTPEEALGEEDCRFLSCNLYAKSSFGEEALANLCIERDPSTEEIVGYVRIRSKGQGLALSLGDRVALIAKKTTKCS; this is encoded by the coding sequence ATGAGTGGCCAAGACCCCGCGTACACTTTGGTGTTTGATCCGTCACCAAATCAGGAGACCAACACAGCTTCTAGTCTCCAGAAGGCTTTGGAAAAGGGATCTGATAGTCAGAAAATTGATGCCATGAAAGGCATTCTGGTGACTATGTTGGAGGGGAACCCCCTTCCAGAATTGCTAATGCACATCATCAGATTTGTCATgccttcaaagaacaagaaattgaagaagttatTGTACTTTTACTGGGAAATTGTCCCAAAGCTGGACGATGATGGCAAACTGAGGCACGAGATGATTTTGGTGTGTAACGCCATTCAACATGATCTCCAGCATCCAAACGAATACATCAGAGGGAATACCTTGAGATTTCTAACTAAACTGAGAGAATCTGAGTTGCTGGAACAGATGGTCCCTTCCGTCCTGCAGTGTTTGGAGTATCGTCACGCATACGTTCGTAAGTACGCCATTTTGGCTATTCTTTCCATCTACAAGGTTAGCGAACACTTGTTGCCAGATGCAAAGGATATAATCAACAACTTTTTGGTGGTTGAAACTGATCCAATTTGCAAAAGAAACGCATTCTTGTGTATCGCCGAACTGGATCGTGACATGGCTCTTCAATATCTTGAAAATAACATCACAGATATTGATGGATTAGATCCACTTCTACAATCTGTCTTTGTTGAATTCATAAGAAAGGACGCCACTCAGATACCTTCATTGAAACCCCAGTATATTGATCTTTTGTTGGACCTTTTGACCTCTACCACATCTTCAGAGGttatttttgaaacttgtCTAGCCCTCACCACGTTGACCGCCAACTCCGCAATTTTGGTTAAAGCAGCAACCAAGTTGATCGATTTGGCTGTAAGAGTCTCCGATAACAACGTCAAGCTGATTATCTTGGACAGGGTGCAAGATATTAACGAGAACAACCCAGGGGCTTTAGAAGAACTGACTTTGAATATCTTACGTGTCCTCAACTGCGAAGATGTGGATGTCCGCAGTAAGGCGTTGGATATCTGTATGAACTTGGTCACTTCCAGAAACGTTGAGGATGTGCTCCAATTACTGAAGAAAGAGCTACAAGCTACTGTAAACCATAGCAACATGGACAGCTCCAAGAAGTATAAGCAATTACTAATCAAGGCAATCAGTTCGGTTGCCTCCAGATTCATGGAGATGGCTGCTAATGCTGTTTCCCTACTATTGGACTTCATCAGTGATTTGAACTCAACTGCTGCCAGCGGGATCATCGCCTTTGTCAAGGCTGTCGTAGAGAAATATCCTGAGCTAAAACATGAAATATTGGATACTTTAATTCGTGCTCTAGATGACATCAAATCTGCGAAAGCTTATCGTGGAGCTCTGTGGATTTTAGGTGAGTATGCCGAAACTGCTCCCGACATCCAAGCATCATGGAAACACATTCGTTCCAGCGTTGGCGAAGTTCCAATTTTACAATCCGAAatgagaaagaagaacgagggggaaaatgaggaaaagaaagaatctgaacaagaacaaaagcCTACTGGTCCTACGATTTTGCCGGACGGTACTTACGCCACAGAAAATGCTTACGGTTTGAAGGAAAGATCAAAATCCGAAagaaaagttgaagaggaagtcAGACCCCCAATGCGTAGGTTCATTCTCAAAGGTGACTTCTACACTGCAGCAGTTTTGGCTAGCACCATTGTTAAGCTCGTTTtgagatttgaaaaatgcTCCAACGATGTTAGCATAATCAATGCTTTGAAGGCTGAAGGTCTGTTAATTTTGGTAAGTATCGTCAGGGTTGGTCAAAGCTCCATTGTTGACCGCAAAATCGACCAAGACTCCTCCGAAAGAATACTTAATGCCGTTGCCATTTTGATGGATGGAAGTGACACCAAAGAAAAGTCCGAGGAAACTGCTTTGCTCAACCTCGCCTTTTTGGATGCCACCAAATCATCTTTCGAGAGACAGTTGTCGCTgtcaaaaacaaagagcTTGAAGAGGTCAGTTAAAGACGTTGCGAAAAATGCGACACCTATTGAAAGTACCATTTCCTTTAGACAGCTGTCTAACTCTAGTACCACTGGCGCGGATAAGGACAGTATCGATCAAGACTTGGAATTAGCAATAAGAGGAAGTGCTGCTCAAGCTGCTCCTGAATCatttgtttcaaaattaaAGAAGATTGTGCAATTGACAGGGTTCTCGGATCCAGTGTATGCGGAAGCGTATATCACAACGAACCAATTCAATGTCATTCTTGATGTTTTATTGGTGAATCAAACTaaggaaactttgaagaatttgcaCGTTCAATTTGCTACTCTGGGTGACTTGAAAATAATTGACATCCCAACAAGTGCTAACGTGGTTCCTCATGGTTTCCACAGGGTCACTATCACGGTGAAGGTTTCCTCCGCGGACACAGGTGTTGTCTTTGGTAACATTATATACGACGGTGCCCACGGGGAGGATGCCCGTTACGTTATCATGAACGACGTTCACATCGAGATTATGGATTACATTAAGCCATCAGCGACAAGTGACGAGCAATTCCGTACCATGTGGAATGAATTTGAATGGGAGAATAAAATTTCAGTCAAATCTCAACTTCCCTCATTGCACAAGTATCTGGAGGAACTAACTACAGGCACTAATATGGGAGTTTTGACACCTGAGGAAGCGCTGGGTGAGGAAGACTGTAGGTTTTTGAGTTGCAACTTGTATGCGAAGTCGTCTTTCGGTGAAGAGGCGTTAGCAAACCTGTGCATTGAAAGAGACCCATCGACGGAAGAGATTGTCGGCTATGTTCGTATCCGTTCAAAGGGTCAAGGGTTAGCTCTTTCTTTAGGTGATCGGGTAGCCTTGATTgccaaaaaaacaacaaagtGCAGTTAA
- the KNAG0A04180 gene encoding uncharacterized protein (similar to Saccharomyces cerevisiae YDR239C; ancestral locus Anc_8.463) yields MFGNHSNNKGKRRSFFFLGTESSSTATPPSTTKGKTSTKTGSRSQAKPSHTSESSKSQHQVVQPLSKAPLNTPSSVDTNRRDQTSGDNNVSKSKETEIPKNKTPALYNTPCQLTMDTESTERKLHSTNPFNNLANNVQDPTPRTKTRTRRPPPPELDMDHIKRLADLEKVELATNKPKVSSERHLEDTIQTAESMASPRKTFPFEDKTSNDKNNEAIADGNRVHRKNRSQAEQLVDDIDVFLEENPASLIAANEESGPDDYLKANGSTDSLSVSLKGTESMESSTANISPLDFGGERNNLSHMVEGDQRETTNYPGYLDGVDNAQDLLTSDSKSFDNNLKSGESNEQFSFSNSIVKTRTNEWVPHLNIEPPPNDILGDNLRNGGDSRKSTNPFLDIDDTEAVQQSFMGLNHHVLGDANSISAREIADQNDSELLEHVVSYSSDDAVIQDNAAVRKFRVVNEDHATFYFNGNDDNGTNDDGEDEKEEGSDDSDSLMESSSMTMDIVPPTFDNSNHSPVVTDSSRDTILNSHLETNRTFTPTLTNDPSFAGKDPCLDSRSALFTPTSQKSRSSARDERPFPKLEAQTSSPSKKSNSPASKSTKSFISVADSSTKSDRPSRLISSYVEELRLKYYKTSNFLQAPPNLPLSLKQKNNLVQPKNIRVKIRTNTKQIGIKHGKVKQKLLTLETPNDENSNPDFNSKLLQSGVNVDHTKEFHRFFNKDLPLGSDDDEFNEHDTNADGDLRSDYMKDIPGDEAYNSDDVMAPLRKPGHEVSRSNTTSSYYTRSKNKLKKAGMIADDKPSLPANISVDKYRKEEAARKSRSRSTSVYSVDSKYLNSKVSGTSGLHVANPDSDDES; encoded by the coding sequence ATGTTTGGAAATCACTCAAATAACAAAGGCAAACGAAGatcattcttctttttgggTACTGAATCAAGTAGCACGGCTACACCACCCTCCACAACTAAAGGCAAAACGAGTACCAAAACTGGTAGTAGATCACAAGCTAAACCGTCACACACGTCAGAATCAAGTAAAAGTCAGCATCAGGTAGTGCAGCCATTATCAAAAGCGCCCCTGAACACGCCGTCGAGCGTTGATACCAATAGACGAGACCAAACATCTGGGGATAACAATGTTTCAAAGAGCAAGGAAACAGAAATACCCAAGAATAAAACTCCGGCATTGTACAATACACCTTGTCAACTAACTATGGATACGGAAAGTACTGAAAGGAAACTTCACAGCACCAATCCATTTAATAACCTGGCAAATAATGTCCAAGACCCTACTCCACGGACAAAAACGCGAACGAGACGCCCACCACCGCCGGAATTGGACATGGACCATATAAAGAGGTTAGCTGATTTAGAGAAGGTAGAGCTTGCTACGAATAAGCCTAAGGTAAGTTCCGAAAGACATTTGGAAGATACTATACAAACCGCCGAAAGCATGGCGTCGCCGAGAAAGACGTTTCCATTTGAGGACAAAACCTCAAATGATAAGAATAATGAGGCAATTGCCGATGGCAATCGTGTTCATAGAAAGAATCGTTCGCAGGCAGAACAATTGGTAGACGACATTGACGTATTTTTAGAGGAGAATCCAGCTAGTTTGATTGCCGCAAACGAAGAAAGTGGTCCAGATGACTATTTAAAAGCGAATGGGAGCACTGATTCTCTAAGCGTCAGCTTAAAAGGTACAGAAAGCATGGAAAGTTCTACTGCAAATATATCCCCCTTAGATTTTGGTGGTGAGAGAAATAATCTTTCCCACATGGTTGAAGGCGACCAACGCGAAACCACAAATTATCCTGGGTATTTAGATGGTGTTGATAATGCGCAAGATTTGCTTACGTCTGATTCCAAAAGTTTTGATAATAATCTGAAAAGTGGAGAGAGTAACGAACAGTTCTCCTTCAGCAATTCTATTGTTAAGACTCGAACGAACGAATGGGTACCTCACTTGAATATTGAACCACCTCCAAATGATATACTAGGAGATAATCTTCGAAATGGTGGTGATTCGAGAAAATCAACCAATCCATTCCTTGACATAGACGATACGGAGGCAGTACAACAATCTTTCATGGGGTTGAACCATCACGTTCTTGGGGACGCAAATTCTATATCAGCGCGCGAAATTGCTGATCAGAATGACAGTGAATTATTAGAACATGTGGTTTCTTATTCATCGGACGATGCTGTGATTCAGGATAATGCTGCAGTAAGAAAATTCAGGGTTGTCAATGAAGATCACGCCACCTTTTATTTTAACGGTAATGATGATAATGGTACTAACGACGACGGAGAAGATGAGAAAGAGGAGGGAAGTGATGACAGCGATAGTTTGATGGAGAGTAGCAGCATGACTATGGACATTGTGCCACCAACTTTTGATAATTCGAATCATAGCCCAGTGGTAACCGACAGTTCTAGGGATACTATCCTGAACTCACATCTGGAGACCAATCGCACTTTCACACCAACACTCACGAATGATCCATCTTTTGCTGGAAAGGATCCCTGTTTGGATTCAAGATCAGCCCTATTTACGCCAACATCTCAAAAAAGCCGATCGAGTGCGCGAGATGAAAGGCCCTTTCCGAAGTTGGAAGCCCAAACTTCCAGCCCCTCCAAAAAATCCAACTCCCCAGCTTCGAAGAGCACAAAGAGCTTTATTTCGGTCGCGGATTCATCAACAAAGTCAGATCGACCAAGTAGACTCATTTCAAGCTATGTGGAAGAGTTAAGATTAAAATATTATAAAACTTCCAATTTCTTACAAGCACCTCCCAATCTACCATTGTCGTTGAAGCAAAAGAATAATCTTGTTCAGCCCAAAAACATCAGAGTTAAAATAAGGACAAATACGAAACAGATTGGGATCAAACATGGAAAAGTGAAGCAAAAACTATTAACGCTGGAAACACCCAACGATGAAAACTCAAATCCAGACTTCAACAGTAAACTTCTCCAGAGTGGGGTGAACGTCGACCATACAAAAGAATTCCATAGGTTTTTCAACAAGGATTTACCCCTTGGtagtgatgatgacgaattTAATGAGCATGACACAAATGCAGATGGTGATTTGCGTTCAGACTATATGAAGGATATTCCTGGGGACGAGGCCTACAACAGTGACGACGTAATGGCTCCATTAAGGAAACCAGGCCATGAAGTTTCAAGAAGTAACACAACTTCTAGTTATTACACGAGGTCCAAAAATAAACTCAAGAAAGCGGGCATGATAGCAGATGATAAACCTAGCTTGCCCGCAAACATTTCGGTGGATAAGTACAGGAAGGAAGAAGCTGCGAGGAAGTCAAGGAGTAGATCTACCTCGGTATATTCAGTAGATTCGAAATACCTGAACTCGAAAGTCTCAGGAACGTCCGGTCTACATGTGGCGAACCCGGACTCAGATGACGAGTCATAG
- the SNU56 gene encoding Snu56p (similar to Saccharomyces cerevisiae SNU56 (YDR240C); ancestral locus Anc_8.464) — translation MTTSMSYRKRNIPKDVTNNTANSSPLLKRQRKSNDNNGGFESQNIWKNLERIRASMFDADKAIKNSCLFVPILANSRSQACVNLLHDYISSDKLKLVRVGKRTASSAPAYIALKNFSVLDCCLALTALFAVKDKSWVRQYNEEVLTISETVRIGGSVYFPKNTLWKTHNNVLSDPNFYISKSTMSSISEFQEYHLQLSTNESMTYFINGIGNFIVSLKFGKLKKDMDKSFSLALNSYNNSINLSIYETLLGPDALLDMKTVTTQNSPLIERSKKFMESYIHSLVHGETQPGKMQPVMQNNSVKETPRETPIVTQRYRSNVLHTSRMQTVRTTQPVNQGSPNNETHNAHYRRPEEVKSYCLTTLRASMDLVKKKQAQQIFKAYITCPKQGYLDKLTEKLEDIQSKTSCNVVVLHLNNIHESEPWFDSLKINRSATASPPPPSTMKIISVGGVGEYINRALKMIEKILDS, via the coding sequence ATGACCACATCGATGTCATATAGGAAGAGGAACATACCGAAGGATGTCACAAACAATACAGCCAACTCATCTCCTTTGCTCAAGAGACAGCGAAAATCCAACGATAACAATGGAGGCTTCGAATCGCAGAATATATGGAAAAACTTGGAAAGAATAAGAGCCAGTATGTTTGATGCCGATAAAGCTATAAAGAACAGCTGTCTGTTTGTGCCGATCCTTGCCAACTCCAGGTCTCAAGCATGTGTCAACCTTTTGCATGACTATATTTCTTCTGATAAATTGAAATTAGTCAGGGTCGGTAAGCGTACTGCTTCATCCGCACCTGCATATATCgctttgaaaaacttcAGTGTTTTGGACTGTTGCTTAGCACTTACTGCATTGTTTGCCGTGAAAGATAAAAGTTGGGTTCGACAATATAATGAAGAAGTTTTAACTATATCCGAGACGGTTCGCATAGGAGGCAGCGTGTACTTCCCAAAGAAtactctttggaaaaccCATAATAATGTGCTCTCTGACCCTAACTTTTACATCTCCAAATCCACCATGTCATCCATCTCAGAGTTTCAAGAGTATCATTTGCAATTATCAACAAATGAAAGCATGACTTATTTCATCAATGGAATAGGTAATTTTATCGTTTCACTGAAGTTTGGCAAGCTCAAAAAAGATATGGATAAAAGCTTTTCGTTGGCTTTAAATTCCTACAACAACTCTATCAATCTAAGCATATACGAAACATTGCTGGGGCCCGATGCACTATTAGATATGAAAACGGTAACAACACAAAACTCACCCTTAATTGAAAGGTCAAAGAAGTTCATGGAAAGCTATATCCACAGTTTAGTACACGGAGAGACCCAACCGGGTAAAATGCAACCAGTAATGCAAAATAATTCAGTGAAGGAAACGCCAAGGGAAACCCCCATCGTTACCCAAAGATATAGAAGTAATGTGCTTCATACCAGCCGTATGCAAACGGTGAGGACGACTCAACCCGTTAATCAAGGCAGCCCGAATAATGAGACACACAATGCCCACTATAGAAGGCCAGAGGAGGTAAAATCCTATTGTCTGACAACTTTGAGAGCTTCAATGGACCTGgtaaaaaagaaacaagcacaacaaatcttcaaagcgtaCATTACATGCCCGAAGCAAGGATATCTGGACAAACTCACTGAGAAATTGGAAGACATACAGTCCAAAACCAGTTGCAATGTAGTTGTTCTACACTTAAATAATATTCATGAATCAGAGCCTTGGTTCGATTCACTGAAAATTAACCGTTCCGCAACTGCTTCACCACCGCCCCCAAGTACTATGAAAATCATAAGCGTTGGGGGGGTTGGTGAATATATAAACCGAGCGTTGAAGATGATAGAAAAGATTTTGGACTCTTGA
- the PRP42 gene encoding mRNA splicing protein PRP42 (similar to Saccharomyces cerevisiae PRP42 (YDR235W); ancestral locus Anc_8.457) → MDKYTGIITDAKFSKLALETSNFPKDLNRWERLLNFLIAASGPIDKTLEKQCYELICSTYDSMLSAFPFLENYHVDYALFEYKLGHVERTRRIFQRALSRFNNRSLLIWVFYLQICNKLDTDNKQLFAKYEVAEQYIGMHYLSCEFWEMYLHQLKSRCRSENRYMIVLRKTLELPIHDFSRFYTRWLQRIDSVRDLSELTLFAPREELAQKLKIEVDYPGRRGPYLRECKKQLKKFTKELYMVVQYQVIEMYTLFESKISTQYYTSPQTLIPSDIIENWLKYLDFTEKLHVDPLTHLNYQRALLPLAHYDAVWIRYARWLIEEKCDLVTAKNVLVQGLQLCNRKTGILNHLYALLVKMNELSLLDGVLKQTEALFDNSVEVLKDFEVFWDYIQYELFLQRSVTQKNSRYGGADDSSNEFIPGKLLGRIKAWLDLGDSRTGQTEILSMLIGLQTKGNTQVIEQVFNYLLKESAAREFYHNSSFFWRYYCLLVFHDLSKSYLERRTSLIESVWSQVPKANKEVVATLHDFCESYIPEEIDTLRGMFGL, encoded by the coding sequence ATGGACAAGTACACGGGCATAATCACAGATGccaaattttcaaaactggCACTAGAAACGTCCAACTTCCCGAAGGATTTGAACCGGTGGGAGAGACTTTTGAACTTTCTGATAGCTGCATCAGGGCCAATCGACAAGACCCTCGAGAAGCAATGCTACGAACTCATATGCTCGACGTACGACTCGATGCTCTCCGCATTCCCCTTCCTGGAAAACTATCACGTCGATTACGCGCTCTTCGAATACAAACTGGGCCACGTAGAGCGCACGCGCAGGATCTTCCAAAGGGCACTCAGCCGGTTCAACAACAGGTCTCTCCTCATATGGGTGTTCTACTTACAGATCTGCAACAAACTCGACACAGATAACAAGCAGCTCTTTGCGAAGTACGAAGTTGCAGAGCAGTACATCGGCATGCACTACCTCAGTTGTGAGTTCTGGGAGATGTACTTGCATCAGCTGAAGAGCAGGTGTAGGTCCGAAAACAGGTACATGATCGTGCTGAGGAAGACACTGGAACTGCCCATCCACGACTTCAGCAGGTTCTACACGCGGTGGTTGCAGAGGATTGATTCCGTGAGAGACTTGTCAGAACTCACTCTGTTCGCACCAAGGGAGGAACTGGcacagaaactgaagatAGAAGTGGACTACCCGGGGAGAAGGGGGCCTTACTTGCGCGAATGCAAaaagcaattgaagaaattcacCAAGGAATTGTACATGGTCGTCCAATACCAGGTGATAGAAATGTATACCCTCTTCGAATCAAAGATCTCCACGCAGTACTATACCTCCCCACAGACGCTGATACCATCCGACATAATCGAAAACTGGCTTAAGTACCTGGACTTCACTGAAAAACTGCACGTGGACCCGCTCACGCATTTGAACTACCAGAGGGCGTTGCTGCCCTTGGCTCACTACGATGCAGTATGGATTCGATACGCGCGCTGGTTGATCGAGGAGAAATGCGACCTGGTAACCGCTAAGAACGTTCTTGTGCAGGGGTTACAGCTCTGCAATAGAAAGACGGGAATTTTGAATCATTTGTATGCACTGCTTGTGAAGATGAACGAACTGTCTCTCTTAGACGGCGTGCTCAAGCAAACTGAAGCGTTGTTCGACAACTCTGTCgaagttttgaaggatttcGAAGTATTTTGGGACTATATACAATACGAGCTGTTTCTGCAGAGGTCCGTCACCCAGAAGAACAGTAGATATGGCGGTGCGGACGACTCCAGTAATGAGTTCATACCGGGGAAGTTATTGGGAAGAATAAAAGCATGGCTAGATTTGGGAGACAGTAGAACGGGACAAACCGAAATATTGTCCATGCTCATTGGCTTGCAAACCAAGGGGAACACACAGGTCATCGAACAGGTCTTCAATTACCTACTAAAGGAGAGCGCGGCAAGGGAGTTTTACCACAACAgtagttttttttggagatACTACTGTCTCCTGGTCTTTCACGATCTGTCGAAATCATACTTGGAAAGAAGAACTTCACTCATCGAATCCGTATGGTCACAAGTCCCCAAAGCGAACAAGGAAGTTGTCGCAACTTTACATGACTTCTGTGAATCGTATATTCCGGAAGAGATCGATACATTACGGGGGATGTTCGGACTGTAA
- the FMN1 gene encoding riboflavin kinase (similar to Saccharomyces cerevisiae FMN1 (YDR236C); ancestral locus Anc_8.459): MKLLLLRSFEFGLYLCTVLTVLQIIRTPSENNHRYAMTLRSFDKPIPETPQPPFPIVTDQYCTIVCGFGRGSSELGIPTANVAVEDLPPIVNKLDLGVYFGFAHLRPVLDRDVELVKRKDGQEVTYNYGKYLLEENGDFEVLPVVLSIGKNPFYGNNYKTVELHILHEFENNFYGAQVKFNLLGYIRPELNYTTVDALIHDINTDIGISKSTLAKPEYKRFERQVSDDSN, from the coding sequence ATGAAATTATTGCTATTACGATCATTCGAGTTCGGCTTATACTTGTGTACAGTTCTTACAGTGCTCCAAATTATCAGAACACCATCTGAAAACAATCATAGATACGCAATGACTCTGAGAAGCTTTGACAAACCGATTCCGGAAACACCTCAACCCCCTTTCCCCATTGTCACCGACCAATACTGCACTATTGTGTGCGGCTTTGGGCGTGGTTCTTCGGAATTGGGGATTCCGACTGCAAATGTCGCCGTAGAAGATCTCCCACCGATTGTGAACAAGCTAGATCTGGGGGTTTATTTTGGGTTCGCTCATTTGAGGCCCGTGCTGGACAGAGATGTTGAATTGGTAAAACGGAAAGACGGTCAGGAAGTCACTTACAATTATGGTAAATACTTACTGGAGGAGAACGGCGATTTTGAGGTGCTTCCCGTGGTACTGTCCATTGGGAAGAACCCATTCTATGGCAATAACTACAAGACGGTTGAATTACATATTTTACACGAGTTTGAGAACAACTTTTATGGTGCCCAAGTGAAATTCAATTTGCTAGGGTACATTAGGCCGGAACTGAACTATACAACGGTGGATGCGTTGATTCATGACATCAACACGGACATAGGTATCTCCAAGAGCACGTTAGCGAAGCCTGAGTACAAGAGGTTCGAAAGACAGGTGTCGGATGACAGTAATTAA
- the MRPL7 gene encoding mitochondrial 54S ribosomal protein uL5m (similar to Saccharomyces cerevisiae MRPL7 (YDR237W); ancestral locus Anc_8.461) produces the protein MLPGQLRGLVRAKQFSFVSTRNKSACSLVKPVHHLVKIDKSKLSPRFPDLQYEKTDIRSPAFRPTEVRQDRVHEHYLNTLQSDLLLINYKHNDTIKQGLSRRAWDESSPYHINRSSKRPRGSKAPLPNVHPVKWDNIPKIESIVINCFVKDARDNETFAIGAALQLQQITGCKPSVIYSKSDVPTWKIRKGNQMGAKVELTGLAMNQFLTTLTEIVLPRIREYKGISVTSGDTFGNIAFGLTANDVKFFPEIDSNQDLWPKTFGFHVTIKTNAETDDRARTLISAFQLPFNEEKSG, from the coding sequence ATGCTCCCTGGTCAATTACGGGGTTTAGTAAGGGCTAAGCAGTTCTCCTTTGTCTCTACCAGAAACAAATCCGCATGCTCCCTTGTCAAACCTGTTCATCACTTGGTCAAAATAGACAAATCCAAGCTATCCCCACGGTTCCCGGACCTACAATACGAAAAGACTGATATCAGGTCGCCAGCATTTAGACCGACGGAGGTTCGCCAGGATAGAGTCCACGAACATTATCTGAACACATTACAGTCGGATCTTTTGCTGATCAACTACAAGCACAACGATACAATCAAGCAAGGATTGAGCAGGAGGGCTTGGGATGAGAGCTCACCGTACCATATCAATAGGTCTTCAAAGAGGCCTCGCGGGTCTAAAGCACCTTTGCCCAATGTTCATCCGGTTAAATGGGATAACATCCCCAAGATTGAGAGTATTGTGATAAATTGCTTCGTAAAGGATGCCAGGGACAATGAAACTTTTGCTATTGGGGCCGCATTGCAGCTACAACAGATCACGGGCTGTAAACCTTCCGTTATTTACTCCAAGTCTGATGTCCCAACGTGGAAGATTAGGAAGGGCAACCAGATGGGTGCCAAAGTGGAGTTGACAGGTTTGGCCATGAATCAGTTTTTAACGACGTTGACGGAAATTGTCTTGCCAAGAATCAGAGAATACAAAGGTATAAGTGTGACATCTGGTGATACATTTGGGAACATTGCATTTGGCCTGACAGCAAACGATGTGAAGTTTTTCCCAGAGATTGACTCTAACCAGGATTTATGGCCGAAAACTTTTGGGTTCCATGTAACAATTAAAACCAATGCTGAAACAGATGACCGGGCAAGAACGCTAATCAGTGCTTTCCAATTACCATTTAATGAAGAGAAGAGTGGTTGA